One Maridesulfovibrio bastinii DSM 16055 genomic region harbors:
- a CDS encoding Lon protease family protein produces the protein MTTESRLQVPLEKLRWTLDPQTLPFDTTAELDPGKDIIGQERGVEAFRFGMGMSRKGYNIFVTGPQGSGKQATVKRLLKELSRNDSTPDDICYVNNFKTSESPILLRFKAGRGSVFKKAIHDFLENIKRDVPQLFESQEYIARKNEIMESHEKQTREFFQGVEEKVKDSGLVIVNMQMGTYQRPDVVPLVDGEPIRMIQLEEKVKKGRFPEEEFEQLKIKQKELKEEIDNILTEVRKLQKEVKKKSEDVDRLMFMSLAEELIAPLKQEFKEDKVDKFLDSMLEKMSEELDTIQMIGKAPQAGGQGMMFMPPQAETVLHPYQVNLLVDNSEQDGPPVIFETYPTYRNLFGSIERVMDRQGGWRTDFTKIKAGSFVKANGGYLVINLMDAIVEPGVWPTLKRSLKTEKIEIQTFDPYYFISATGLKPEPIDMDVKVVVLGDPNLYHMLRFYDPDVSEIFKVRADFETSMDRSEDSINKVSGLISKITKEEELLPFDRSGTAAIIEHSVRMAGRQEKISTAFPVLADLMREASYFAKTGNSETVTAEFIDKAIEAHRKRSNQIEEKLQEMIDRGSVFVDTEGSVAGQVNGLAVYSMGDYSFGKPARITATTSMGKGGIINIEREADMSGPTHNKGMLILSGFLRDKFAQNKPLSLTASIAFEQSYGGIDGDSASSTELYALLSSISSIPLRQDIAMTGSVNQKGEVQPIGGVNQKIEGFFMCCNHKGLTGTQGVMIPESNVKDLMLRKDVVQAVKDGKFHIWSVKSIDDGIELLTGIPAGTKNSEGEYPEETVYGRVDKRLKDILEGLKSFSSADESKEDKKKTAKSCSSC, from the coding sequence ATGACTACTGAAAGCAGACTACAGGTTCCTCTGGAAAAACTCAGGTGGACGCTTGATCCTCAAACACTCCCTTTTGATACCACTGCCGAGCTGGACCCTGGCAAAGATATCATCGGACAGGAACGCGGAGTAGAAGCCTTCCGTTTCGGAATGGGAATGAGCCGCAAAGGATACAATATTTTTGTTACCGGACCTCAGGGAAGCGGAAAACAGGCCACGGTGAAGCGGCTGCTGAAAGAACTTTCCAGAAATGACAGCACTCCTGACGACATTTGCTATGTAAATAATTTTAAAACAAGCGAATCACCAATCCTGCTCAGATTCAAAGCAGGCAGAGGAAGTGTATTCAAAAAGGCGATTCACGATTTTCTGGAAAACATTAAGCGTGATGTTCCACAACTTTTTGAAAGTCAGGAATACATTGCCCGCAAAAATGAAATAATGGAATCCCATGAAAAACAGACCCGTGAGTTTTTTCAGGGAGTTGAAGAAAAAGTAAAAGATTCAGGGCTGGTTATCGTCAATATGCAGATGGGAACATATCAGCGTCCCGATGTAGTACCACTTGTTGACGGTGAACCAATCAGAATGATTCAGCTTGAAGAAAAAGTAAAAAAGGGACGTTTTCCTGAAGAAGAATTTGAACAGCTCAAAATCAAGCAGAAGGAATTAAAGGAAGAAATTGACAATATTCTTACCGAAGTTCGCAAGCTGCAGAAAGAAGTAAAGAAAAAAAGTGAAGATGTAGACAGACTAATGTTTATGAGTCTCGCGGAAGAATTAATCGCCCCGCTCAAACAGGAATTTAAAGAAGACAAGGTCGATAAGTTTCTGGACAGTATGCTCGAAAAAATGTCCGAAGAACTTGATACCATCCAAATGATCGGCAAAGCCCCACAGGCCGGCGGACAGGGAATGATGTTTATGCCTCCGCAGGCTGAGACTGTGCTCCATCCATATCAGGTCAATCTCCTTGTAGATAATTCCGAGCAGGACGGTCCTCCGGTTATTTTTGAAACCTATCCGACCTACCGTAATCTTTTCGGAAGCATAGAAAGAGTCATGGACAGACAGGGCGGCTGGAGAACCGACTTCACAAAAATCAAAGCAGGGTCATTTGTAAAAGCAAATGGTGGATATCTTGTCATAAATCTGATGGATGCCATTGTTGAACCGGGAGTCTGGCCGACACTTAAACGTTCCCTTAAAACTGAAAAAATTGAAATTCAGACTTTCGACCCTTACTACTTTATATCGGCGACAGGTTTAAAACCGGAGCCGATAGACATGGACGTTAAAGTTGTGGTTCTCGGTGATCCAAACCTGTACCACATGCTGCGTTTTTATGATCCTGATGTTTCTGAAATATTCAAAGTCCGCGCTGATTTCGAGACATCAATGGACCGCAGCGAAGATTCAATAAACAAAGTCTCCGGACTTATAAGCAAGATTACAAAGGAAGAAGAACTGCTGCCATTTGACCGGAGCGGAACAGCAGCCATAATAGAACATTCAGTAAGAATGGCCGGCAGACAGGAAAAAATAAGCACGGCCTTCCCTGTTCTGGCCGATCTCATGCGTGAAGCCAGCTATTTTGCTAAAACCGGAAATTCTGAAACCGTAACAGCTGAATTTATTGATAAAGCCATTGAAGCGCATAGAAAACGCTCCAATCAGATTGAAGAAAAGTTACAGGAAATGATCGACCGCGGCAGTGTTTTTGTGGATACAGAAGGTTCTGTTGCCGGTCAGGTCAACGGTCTGGCGGTTTATTCAATGGGTGACTACTCATTTGGAAAGCCAGCCCGAATAACTGCAACAACATCTATGGGTAAAGGCGGCATTATAAATATCGAGCGTGAAGCAGATATGTCCGGGCCGACGCATAATAAAGGAATGCTTATTTTATCAGGTTTTCTGCGTGATAAATTTGCCCAGAACAAGCCACTATCACTAACTGCAAGCATAGCCTTCGAGCAATCTTACGGTGGAATAGACGGTGACTCAGCTTCTTCAACAGAATTGTACGCCCTGCTTTCCAGCATCAGTTCCATCCCGCTGCGGCAGGACATCGCAATGACTGGATCTGTGAACCAGAAAGGCGAAGTGCAGCCCATAGGCGGTGTAAATCAGAAAATTGAAGGCTTCTTTATGTGCTGCAACCATAAGGGTCTGACTGGTACTCAGGGAGTAATGATACCTGAATCCAACGTAAAAGACCTGATGCTCCGCAAGGATGTGGTTCAGGCTGTTAAAGACGGAAAGTTCCACATCTGGTCTGTGAAAAGTATTGATGACGGCATTGAACTGCTGACTGGTATTCCTGCCGGAACCAAAAACAGCGAAGGCGAATATCCCGAAGAAACAGTATACGGCCGTGTGGATAAGCGACTGAAAGATATACTTGAAGGACTAAAATCTTTCAGCTCAGCTGATGAATCCAAAGAAGACAAGAAAAAAACAGCTAAAAGCTGCTCCAGTTGTTAA